From a single Hymenobacter sp. YIM 151500-1 genomic region:
- a CDS encoding alkane 1-monooxygenase: protein MKTNDLRYLGAYTVPVSTALGLMLGGAWAWLTPLYVFGLIPLLELRRPTESSEASPDDSRRKQQFFNWLLYLNVPIQYGLLGLFLYTIIRQPHTAAEVAGFIFSFGICCGALGINVAHELGHRSRPGEQRLAQALLLSTLYLHFFIEHNRGHHRHVATPLDPATARLHEPFWRFLPRAVVGEYRSAWHLEHERLDRQQLPALSWHNQMLQFQVYQGLLALVIGLAFGLAGLGAWVAAATVGVLLFQLVNYVEHYGLLRNRTASGLYERVQPHHSWNSEHALGRILLYELTRHSDHHFQASRPYQILRFQPRSPQMPTGYPGMMLLATVPPLWFKVMNPRVPAGSEEVMG from the coding sequence ATGAAAACGAACGATTTACGCTACCTGGGTGCCTACACGGTGCCCGTATCCACTGCCCTGGGGCTGATGCTCGGCGGCGCCTGGGCCTGGCTTACTCCGCTCTACGTGTTCGGGCTGATTCCCTTGCTGGAGCTGCGCCGCCCCACGGAGTCCTCCGAGGCCTCACCCGACGACTCGCGCCGGAAGCAGCAGTTTTTCAACTGGCTGCTCTACCTGAATGTGCCCATTCAATACGGGTTGCTGGGGCTGTTTCTGTATACTATTATCCGGCAGCCGCACACCGCGGCCGAGGTGGCGGGGTTCATCTTCAGCTTTGGCATTTGCTGCGGAGCGCTGGGCATTAATGTGGCGCACGAACTGGGGCACCGCTCGCGGCCGGGCGAGCAGCGGCTGGCCCAGGCCCTGCTGCTGAGCACGCTGTATCTGCACTTCTTTATTGAGCACAACCGCGGCCACCACCGCCACGTGGCCACCCCACTCGACCCGGCCACGGCCCGCTTGCACGAGCCGTTCTGGCGGTTTCTGCCCCGCGCTGTGGTGGGCGAGTACCGCTCGGCCTGGCACCTGGAGCACGAGCGCCTGGACCGACAGCAGCTGCCGGCGCTGTCGTGGCACAACCAGATGCTGCAGTTTCAGGTGTATCAGGGGCTGCTGGCGCTAGTTATTGGGCTGGCGTTTGGCTTGGCTGGCTTGGGAGCCTGGGTGGCAGCGGCCACGGTGGGCGTGCTGCTGTTTCAACTGGTCAACTACGTGGAGCACTACGGCCTGCTGCGCAACCGCACGGCTTCGGGCCTCTACGAGCGGGTGCAGCCTCACCACTCCTGGAATTCGGAGCACGCGCTGGGCCGCATCCTGCTCTACGAGCTAACCCGCCACTCCGACCACCACTTTCAGGCCTCACGACCCTACCAAATCCTGCGGTTTCAGCCCCGCAGCCCCCAAATGCCCACGGGCTACCCCGGCATGATGCTGCTGGCCACCGTGCCGCCCCTCTGGTTTAAAGTAATGAACCCACGGGTGCCGGCTGGAAGTGAGGAGGTGATGGGGTAA
- a CDS encoding M28 family peptidase: MGADQHRLYADVKFLTELQPARHYLSLTSLNKAADYIKAEFEKLDGQVQEQAFRVEGRLYRNISLLLGPEDAPRLVVGAHYDVCGNQPGADDNASAVAGLLETARLLHQFRPALKYRVELVAYPNEEPPYFATEHMGSAVHARSLHQAGVPVRAMLCYEMIGYFRDEPGSQHFPSEQLAAQYPHTGNFIIVVGRTGQEAFTRRVQELMQSRAALDVQRISLPPEMGLAGLSDHRNYWRHGYDAVMLNDTSFLRNPHYHQPTDTIETLDFLRMAEVINGAYAVVVGL; the protein is encoded by the coding sequence ATGGGCGCCGACCAACACCGCCTCTACGCCGACGTCAAGTTCCTGACCGAGCTGCAGCCGGCCCGCCACTACCTCAGCCTTACCTCGCTCAACAAGGCCGCCGATTATATCAAGGCCGAGTTTGAAAAGCTCGACGGCCAGGTGCAGGAGCAGGCTTTTCGGGTTGAGGGCCGGCTGTACCGCAACATCAGCCTGCTGCTGGGCCCCGAGGATGCCCCGCGCCTGGTGGTGGGGGCACACTACGACGTGTGCGGCAACCAGCCCGGCGCCGACGACAACGCCAGCGCCGTGGCGGGCCTGCTCGAAACGGCCCGGCTGCTGCACCAGTTTCGGCCGGCGCTGAAGTACCGGGTGGAGCTGGTGGCGTACCCCAACGAAGAGCCGCCGTATTTTGCCACCGAGCACATGGGCAGCGCCGTGCACGCCCGGTCCTTGCACCAAGCCGGCGTACCCGTGCGGGCCATGCTGTGCTACGAAATGATTGGCTACTTCCGCGACGAGCCCGGCTCCCAGCACTTCCCCAGCGAGCAGCTGGCAGCCCAGTACCCACACACCGGCAATTTTATTATCGTGGTGGGCCGCACCGGGCAGGAGGCTTTCACCCGGCGCGTGCAGGAGCTGATGCAAAGTCGCGCCGCCCTCGACGTGCAGCGCATCAGCCTGCCGCCCGAAATGGGCCTGGCTGGCCTTTCCGACCACCGCAACTACTGGCGCCACGGCTACGACGCCGTAATGCTCAACGACACCTCCTTCCTGCGCAACCCCCACTATCACCAACCCACCGACACCATCGAAACGCTGGATTTCCTGCGTATGGCCGAAGTCATAAACGGCGCCTACGCCGTGGTGGTGGGGTTGTGA
- a CDS encoding ZIP family metal transporter yields the protein MHIFPLWAVAGFWGLVSGSALVLGAALGYFAHVPQRLIAAIMAFGSGVLISTLSFELMEEAYEKGGFDSTAFGFVGGAAVYTLANWLLARYGAQHRKRSNHPSSPHRSGEADNGLALAVGALLDGIPESIVIGLSLLSGKGVSMVAVVAIFLSNLPEGLSSAAGMKKAGRRPAYVLGLWGGIALVSGIAALVGYSVFSGFSPEVVAATTAVAAGAVLAMIADTMIPEAFEATHNFTGLITVLGFLVSFVLTKLGG from the coding sequence ATGCATATTTTTCCACTGTGGGCTGTGGCTGGTTTCTGGGGGTTGGTGTCGGGGTCGGCGCTGGTGCTGGGGGCGGCCTTGGGCTACTTCGCGCACGTGCCGCAACGCCTGATTGCGGCTATTATGGCCTTCGGCAGCGGCGTGCTCATCTCCACTCTTTCCTTTGAGTTGATGGAAGAAGCCTACGAGAAAGGCGGCTTCGACTCCACGGCCTTTGGCTTTGTGGGCGGGGCGGCCGTGTACACGCTGGCCAACTGGCTGCTGGCCCGCTACGGCGCCCAGCACCGCAAACGCTCCAACCACCCGTCATCTCCTCACCGCTCCGGCGAGGCCGACAATGGCCTGGCCCTGGCCGTGGGGGCGCTGCTGGACGGCATTCCCGAAAGCATTGTGATTGGGTTGAGCCTGCTGTCTGGTAAGGGTGTGAGCATGGTGGCCGTGGTGGCCATCTTCCTGAGTAACTTGCCCGAGGGCCTGAGCAGCGCCGCCGGCATGAAGAAAGCCGGCCGCCGCCCAGCCTACGTGCTGGGGCTGTGGGGCGGCATTGCGCTGGTATCCGGAATAGCCGCGCTGGTGGGCTACTCGGTGTTTAGTGGGTTTTCGCCGGAGGTGGTGGCGGCCACCACGGCCGTAGCGGCCGGGGCCGTGCTGGCCATGATTGCCGACACCATGATTCCGGAGGCGTTTGAGGCAACTCACAACTTCACCGGCCTTATTACTGTGCTGGGTTTTCTGGTGTCGTTTGTGCTGACCAAGCTGGGTGGGTAA
- a CDS encoding ammonium transporter translates to MELNSSPFPVRSLLALGTLLVLAILAAVLPAAHPAAAPGALNGADVAWMLTATAFVLIMTPGLSFFYGGMVRPKNVISTMLQSFVALGVITVVFYYVGFSLCYGESWHGLIGSPFTFAMLRNVGTAPHPVLSPTIPFILFFAFQLKFAIITPALITGSFAERVRFKGYLAFMVLFSLFIYCPLAHWTWHPEGFLRRWGVLDFAGGTVVHISAGIAALAGALVLGRRSTHLRASSFSTPNVPYVLLGTGLLWFGWFGFNAGSALGANELAALSFVNTNLASAAALIAWLLVEIVRGGKPTAVGACTGAVVGLVAITPAAGYVNYGQSILFGVVAALISHAAVHWQNSRTTIDDTLDVFPCHGLGGIVGMLLTGVFADKVGLIHGTFTTFGYHVLGLIIVIAYSFGGAWVLLKITDRAFGLRVQLKEEELGLDLSQHEESTYHIDEEFERTYRRDPAPERV, encoded by the coding sequence ATGGAACTTAACTCCTCTCCTTTTCCGGTCAGAAGCCTGCTTGCGCTGGGGACACTGCTTGTCTTAGCCATCTTAGCGGCTGTGCTGCCGGCCGCGCACCCCGCTGCGGCCCCTGGCGCCCTCAATGGGGCCGATGTAGCCTGGATGCTCACGGCCACAGCCTTTGTGCTGATTATGACCCCGGGGCTGTCGTTTTTCTACGGCGGCATGGTGCGCCCCAAAAACGTCATTAGCACCATGTTGCAAAGCTTTGTGGCGCTGGGCGTTATTACGGTAGTGTTCTACTACGTCGGTTTCTCGCTGTGCTACGGCGAGTCTTGGCACGGGCTGATTGGCAGCCCCTTCACGTTTGCCATGCTGCGCAACGTCGGCACGGCCCCGCACCCGGTGTTGTCGCCTACCATCCCCTTTATTCTGTTTTTCGCTTTCCAGCTGAAGTTTGCCATCATCACCCCGGCCCTGATAACGGGCTCGTTTGCTGAGCGGGTGCGGTTCAAGGGCTACCTGGCCTTTATGGTGCTGTTCAGCCTGTTTATTTACTGCCCGCTGGCGCACTGGACCTGGCATCCCGAGGGCTTTCTGCGCCGGTGGGGCGTGCTAGATTTTGCGGGTGGCACGGTGGTGCACATTTCGGCCGGCATTGCGGCCCTGGCCGGGGCCCTGGTGCTGGGCCGCCGCTCCACGCACCTGCGGGCCTCGTCGTTTTCGACCCCCAACGTGCCCTACGTGCTGCTGGGCACGGGGCTGCTGTGGTTTGGCTGGTTTGGATTTAATGCCGGCTCGGCTCTGGGGGCGAATGAGCTGGCTGCCTTGTCGTTCGTGAATACCAACCTGGCTTCGGCTGCTGCCCTTATTGCCTGGCTGCTGGTGGAAATCGTGCGCGGGGGCAAGCCTACGGCGGTGGGCGCCTGCACCGGAGCCGTAGTGGGCCTGGTAGCTATTACGCCCGCCGCGGGCTACGTCAACTACGGCCAGAGCATCTTGTTTGGGGTGGTGGCGGCCCTTATCAGCCACGCCGCCGTGCACTGGCAAAACTCTCGCACCACCATCGACGACACGCTCGACGTGTTTCCGTGCCACGGCCTGGGCGGCATTGTGGGCATGCTGCTCACGGGCGTCTTCGCCGACAAAGTGGGCCTGATTCATGGCACCTTCACCACGTTCGGCTACCACGTGCTGGGCCTGATTATCGTTATTGCGTATTCATTTGGGGGGGCGTGGGTGCTGCTAAAAATCACGGACCGTGCTTTCGGCCTGCGCGTGCAGCTCAAGGAAGAAGAACTGGGCCTCGACCTCAGCCAGCACGAAGAATCCACCTACCACATCGACGAGGAGTTTGAGCGCACCTACCGCCGCGACCCGGCGCCAGAACGGGTGTAG
- a CDS encoding endonuclease III domain-containing protein, which translates to MAILLNSTSDLTARQELALWAHERLCAEYGAPFPFFSTKDPLSELISALLSHRTRNQDSHRAYQQLRARFPTWDEVRDAPTAEVEEAISPCTWPEQKAPRLQQVLHQVSQRCNGGPCDLAFLAEIPIKEARAWLEAIPGVGPKTSAAVLLFSSLRIPAMPVDSHHHRVAQRLGLIGPKVGEGAAHALLEALLPPGWDAQQVYDHHEAFMFHGQKCCYFHTPACGRCVLLERCPTGQARVKR; encoded by the coding sequence GTGGCTATTCTTCTTAACAGCACTTCGGACCTGACTGCTCGCCAGGAGCTGGCCTTGTGGGCGCACGAGCGGCTGTGTGCCGAATACGGCGCGCCCTTTCCCTTTTTCAGCACCAAGGACCCGCTGAGTGAGCTAATCAGCGCCTTGCTTTCCCACCGCACCCGCAACCAGGATTCGCACCGGGCCTACCAGCAGCTGCGGGCCCGGTTTCCAACCTGGGACGAAGTGCGCGATGCCCCCACTGCTGAGGTAGAGGAGGCTATCAGCCCCTGCACCTGGCCCGAGCAAAAGGCGCCCCGCTTGCAGCAAGTGCTGCACCAGGTAAGCCAGCGCTGCAACGGCGGCCCCTGCGACTTGGCTTTTCTGGCCGAAATACCAATCAAAGAGGCGCGGGCCTGGCTGGAAGCCATACCGGGCGTGGGCCCCAAAACCAGCGCCGCCGTGCTGCTGTTCAGCTCCTTGCGCATCCCGGCCATGCCCGTGGACAGCCACCATCACCGCGTAGCCCAGCGCCTGGGCCTCATCGGCCCGAAAGTAGGGGAAGGGGCGGCCCACGCCCTGCTCGAAGCGCTGCTTCCGCCCGGCTGGGATGCCCAGCAAGTCTACGACCACCACGAAGCCTTCATGTTTCACGGCCAGAAGTGCTGCTACTTTCACACTCCCGCCTGTGGCCGTTGCGTGCTGCTGGAACGCTGCCCCACTGGCCAGGCGCGGGTGAAGAGGTGA
- a CDS encoding ATP-binding protein, with translation MSMPIDPAAIQPLLEALSFSPDNLPLRKHVAGLLLQAGRLPEAEDLYRAGLRQAPDDAELQLGLAETYAGLGKASAAFVVVEELLSARPDHARAHLLHARLLLDSGQPAAAREAYHTALHHNPTLEDADLTARLRAATTAQPAHGGSPLAYPSAPPAGPGASSPDADSIEQTLFSGLERPKITFADVGGMESLKEEIRLKIIHPLQYPDLYKAYGKSTGGGLLLYGPPGCGKTYLARATAGEVQASFIHVGINDILDMWLGGSERNLHQLFEQARLQAPCVLFFDEVDALAANRHDLRQSAGRTVINQFLAELDGATRSNEGVLILAATNAPWHLDSAFRRPGRFDRILLVTPPDEAAREAVLRILLQGKPVGPSVNLRKLAAATPGFSGADLQAVVDVAVESCLRQSMKVGQPLPLEHATLAEAAGRIKPSTREWFATAKNYALYSNEGGVYDDILVYLGIKKPSV, from the coding sequence ATGTCTATGCCAATTGATCCTGCTGCTATTCAGCCTCTGTTAGAGGCCCTGTCTTTCTCGCCCGATAACCTGCCGTTGCGCAAGCACGTAGCCGGGCTGCTGCTGCAAGCCGGCCGCCTGCCCGAGGCCGAAGACCTCTACCGCGCCGGCCTGCGCCAGGCTCCCGACGATGCCGAGCTACAGCTCGGCCTGGCCGAAACCTACGCCGGCCTGGGCAAAGCCTCGGCGGCGTTTGTGGTGGTGGAAGAGCTGCTCAGCGCCCGCCCCGACCACGCCCGGGCCCACTTGCTGCACGCCCGCCTGCTGCTGGATTCGGGGCAGCCGGCCGCCGCCCGCGAGGCCTACCACACGGCTTTGCATCACAATCCTACGCTGGAAGACGCCGACCTGACGGCCCGCCTGCGCGCGGCCACCACGGCCCAGCCGGCCCACGGCGGCTCCCCCCTGGCCTACCCTTCGGCCCCGCCCGCCGGCCCCGGTGCCAGCTCACCCGACGCCGACAGCATCGAGCAAACGCTGTTCAGCGGCCTGGAGCGGCCCAAGATTACGTTTGCCGACGTGGGCGGCATGGAGAGCCTGAAAGAGGAAATCCGCCTCAAAATCATTCACCCGCTGCAATACCCCGACCTCTACAAAGCCTACGGCAAGAGCACCGGGGGCGGGCTGCTGCTGTACGGGCCGCCCGGCTGCGGCAAAACCTACCTGGCCCGCGCCACGGCCGGCGAGGTGCAGGCCTCATTTATCCACGTCGGCATCAACGACATTCTGGATATGTGGCTGGGCGGCAGTGAGCGAAACCTGCACCAGCTGTTCGAGCAGGCCCGCCTGCAAGCGCCCTGCGTGTTATTTTTTGACGAGGTAGATGCCCTGGCCGCCAACCGCCACGACCTGCGCCAGAGTGCGGGCCGCACCGTCATCAACCAGTTTCTGGCGGAGCTGGACGGCGCCACCCGCTCCAACGAGGGCGTGCTCATCCTGGCTGCCACCAACGCCCCCTGGCACCTCGACTCGGCCTTCCGCCGCCCCGGCCGCTTCGACCGTATCTTGCTCGTAACACCCCCCGACGAGGCGGCCCGCGAAGCTGTGCTGCGCATCCTGCTGCAAGGCAAGCCCGTGGGGCCGTCGGTGAACTTGCGCAAGCTAGCCGCCGCTACGCCCGGCTTTTCCGGCGCCGACCTGCAAGCCGTGGTGGATGTGGCCGTGGAAAGCTGCCTGCGCCAGTCGATGAAAGTGGGCCAGCCCCTGCCTCTGGAGCACGCCACTCTGGCCGAGGCCGCCGGCCGCATCAAGCCCAGCACCCGCGAGTGGTTTGCCACGGCCAAGAACTATGCCCTCTACTCCAACGAAGGCGGCGTGTACGACGACATTCTGGTGTATCTGGGCATCAAGAAGCCGTCGGTGTAG
- a CDS encoding TrmH family RNA methyltransferase: MQRPAASEAGTWSGAALRIFAAPSYRPAMPDLITSPQNPRIKNLLRLQQKSSERRQQQLTIIEGLRELTIAHGAGVPLVTLLVCPELAGPQRQQELRGLLGPDGATEWVEVSRAVFEKVAYREGSDGVLALARPPHLRLADLKLPAAPLLLVLEAVEKPGNLGAILRTADAAQATAVIVCDPRTDLYNPNAIRSSIGCIFTVPTVATTRQELLGWCRQHGIRTYAAALSPASVPYTACNFRGPTALVMGTEADGLTPELMQACDQTIIIPMRGAIDSLNVSTATAILTFEAVRQREIS, encoded by the coding sequence ATGCAGCGCCCGGCAGCCAGTGAAGCCGGCACTTGGTCGGGGGCGGCGCTGCGTATCTTCGCCGCGCCGAGTTACCGCCCTGCTATGCCCGACCTCATCACCAGTCCTCAGAATCCGCGCATCAAGAATCTGCTGCGGCTCCAGCAAAAATCGTCGGAGCGGCGCCAGCAGCAGCTTACCATTATCGAGGGCTTGCGGGAGCTGACCATTGCCCACGGCGCCGGGGTGCCCCTTGTCACGCTGTTGGTGTGCCCCGAGCTGGCCGGACCCCAGCGCCAGCAGGAGCTGCGCGGGCTACTGGGGCCTGATGGCGCTACCGAGTGGGTGGAGGTAAGCCGGGCCGTGTTTGAGAAGGTGGCCTACCGCGAAGGGTCCGATGGGGTGCTGGCCCTGGCCCGGCCCCCCCACCTTCGCCTGGCCGACCTGAAATTGCCCGCCGCTCCGCTGCTACTGGTGCTGGAAGCCGTAGAAAAGCCTGGCAACCTGGGCGCCATCCTGCGCACCGCCGACGCCGCCCAGGCCACGGCCGTCATCGTCTGCGACCCGCGCACCGACCTCTATAACCCCAACGCCATCCGCAGCAGCATTGGCTGCATCTTTACGGTGCCCACCGTAGCCACCACCCGCCAGGAGCTGCTCGGGTGGTGCCGGCAGCACGGCATCCGCACCTACGCCGCCGCCCTCAGCCCCGCCTCCGTACCCTACACTGCCTGCAACTTCCGCGGCCCCACGGCCCTGGTGATGGGCACCGAAGCCGACGGCCTCACCCCGGAACTCATGCAGGCCTGCGACCAGACCATCATCATCCCCATGCGCGGAGCCATCGACTCGCTTAACGTGAGCACCGCCACGGCTATTTTAACGTTTGAGGCCGTGCGCCAGCGGGAAATCAGCTAA
- a CDS encoding DUF167 domain-containing protein, with translation MRPKAPTQNGPASAGLVAYLAEVFGVAKPDVQLLAGHMAPFKKGGIRGHAEQVKS, from the coding sequence GTGCGCCCGAAGGCTCCGACCCAGAATGGCCCGGCCAGTGCCGGCCTGGTGGCTTATCTGGCCGAGGTGTTTGGCGTGGCCAAGCCGGATGTGCAGCTGCTGGCGGGTCACATGGCGCCGTTTAAGAAGGGTGGCATCCGGGGGCACGCTGAGCAGGTAAAGAGTTAG
- a CDS encoding tetratricopeptide repeat protein, which translates to MKPVRANPDQWQEAAHHLLNVHRPAQAEQVARQRLAAHPQDAQAYQLLTLALLNQAGRAAEALPVVRQALALDPQHSDAYYFHAVALLHTEQPHAALRAIAEARHLAPIDATYSGYEAVVLHALRQPAAALQAATEGLQHDPSHLECLFQRVRALQRLGRRPEAALTIQQLAYWHPDQAITHYLLGKEAERQQQPEAEAHFREAMRLKPGYEPPRAALRDLLADRAELALLRRKYAQAEAAFREVLVLDPAYHKAERGLCQAQLQQHWTQRPVAWFYRLRSAWAHQWPAGSLLHRAGLVLRVFGVLALLVLALLFRGPLHLRHYLQGENPIARDTWFYAGLGWGVTVVGAAALFQLPVPLVWLAVVGGLVFPLRTSWLKWRAGQGRWPAGAQLMLSPGAVALINAHSNFLTPNAAIESRYFLASFGALLILYQLFRPTRQQRPTSSS; encoded by the coding sequence ATGAAACCTGTCCGCGCCAACCCCGACCAGTGGCAGGAAGCCGCCCACCACTTGCTCAACGTGCATCGCCCCGCGCAGGCCGAGCAGGTGGCGCGGCAACGCTTGGCCGCTCACCCACAGGATGCTCAAGCATATCAGCTGCTGACCTTGGCCCTGCTTAACCAGGCCGGGCGCGCGGCCGAAGCCTTGCCCGTCGTTCGGCAGGCGCTGGCCCTGGACCCGCAGCACAGCGATGCATACTACTTCCACGCAGTAGCGTTGCTGCACACTGAGCAGCCGCACGCGGCCCTGCGAGCCATTGCCGAGGCCCGGCACCTCGCCCCCATAGACGCTACCTACTCCGGCTATGAGGCCGTGGTGCTACACGCTCTGCGCCAACCGGCAGCAGCCCTGCAAGCAGCTACCGAAGGCTTGCAACACGACCCCAGTCATTTGGAATGCCTGTTTCAGCGCGTGCGGGCCCTCCAACGACTAGGACGCCGCCCCGAGGCGGCCCTCACGATTCAGCAACTAGCCTACTGGCACCCTGACCAAGCAATTACGCACTACCTGCTAGGCAAGGAGGCAGAGCGACAGCAGCAACCGGAGGCAGAAGCGCATTTCCGCGAGGCCATGCGCTTGAAGCCTGGGTATGAGCCACCCCGTGCTGCGTTGCGGGACTTGCTAGCTGATCGGGCGGAGCTGGCTTTGCTCCGGCGTAAGTACGCCCAGGCAGAGGCGGCTTTCAGAGAAGTTCTGGTACTTGACCCAGCTTACCACAAGGCAGAACGCGGGCTTTGCCAAGCACAGCTGCAGCAGCACTGGACGCAACGACCCGTAGCCTGGTTTTACCGCCTCCGCAGCGCCTGGGCTCACCAGTGGCCAGCAGGCTCCCTGCTGCACCGGGCAGGCTTGGTGCTGCGGGTCTTCGGAGTGCTGGCGCTGCTGGTGTTGGCTTTGTTATTCCGCGGACCGTTACATCTGCGGCATTATCTACAAGGCGAAAATCCCATTGCCCGAGACACCTGGTTTTATGCCGGATTAGGCTGGGGAGTAACCGTAGTGGGCGCTGCTGCGCTTTTTCAGTTGCCAGTGCCGCTGGTATGGCTGGCAGTAGTGGGCGGTCTGGTATTTCCGCTGCGTACTTCCTGGCTGAAATGGCGGGCCGGCCAAGGGCGCTGGCCTGCGGGCGCCCAGTTAATGCTTTCTCCCGGAGCAGTAGCCCTCATCAACGCTCATAGTAACTTCCTCACCCCCAACGCAGCTATCGAATCACGGTACTTCCTGGCTTCCTTTGGGGCGCTGCTGATCCTGTATCAACTATTTCGGCCTACGCGGCAGCAGCGGCCTACCTCATCATCCTGA
- a CDS encoding tetratricopeptide repeat protein codes for MEQSNWPDRIILLLRQGRAVQAEQELRRVLHSDPDDALAHAWLGMALLDLGRLAEAQEHIETAIGLEPEYDFPYYLLSLAHQRQHRSAEAQQAIEQALALDPTDPNYYHVLGLIRFQRAQWEGALRAAEAGLQFDAEHVDCLGLRGRCLARLGRAPEADDSLQQALRHDPDDAGTHADAGWVALEAGRHRPALEHFRDALRRQPTSSYAREGLVEALKARYWLYRAFLRFTVWTENLGGGTRRLLFLGLYVLVRFVPVLLPLYLPLVFMSWFADPMFNGLLLLNSYGRHALSDEQRRQALAFGGVLAGGTALLVVGTFTSLTWLTPLGGGLLAALFPMMVALRPRQTTRTARWAWVVAAVLLVLGITGSALALAAPGSATYTTVMGLLVLVWIAFMWLTALS; via the coding sequence ATGGAACAATCTAACTGGCCCGACCGAATTATCCTGCTGCTGCGCCAGGGCCGGGCGGTCCAGGCCGAACAGGAGCTGCGGCGCGTGCTGCACTCCGACCCCGACGACGCCCTGGCCCACGCCTGGCTGGGCATGGCCCTGCTCGATTTGGGCCGCCTGGCCGAGGCCCAGGAGCACATCGAAACGGCTATTGGCCTGGAGCCGGAGTACGACTTTCCGTACTACCTGCTCAGCCTGGCCCACCAGCGCCAGCACCGCTCCGCCGAAGCCCAGCAGGCCATCGAGCAGGCCCTGGCCCTCGACCCCACCGACCCCAACTACTACCACGTGCTGGGGCTGATTCGGTTTCAGCGGGCCCAGTGGGAAGGCGCCCTGCGCGCCGCCGAGGCCGGGTTGCAGTTTGATGCCGAGCACGTGGATTGCCTGGGGTTGCGGGGCCGCTGCCTGGCCCGCCTTGGCCGCGCCCCCGAAGCCGACGACTCTCTGCAACAGGCTCTGCGCCACGACCCCGACGACGCCGGCACCCACGCCGACGCGGGCTGGGTGGCCCTGGAAGCCGGCCGCCACCGCCCGGCCCTAGAGCACTTCCGCGACGCCCTGCGCCGCCAGCCTACCTCCTCCTACGCCCGCGAAGGACTGGTGGAAGCCCTGAAGGCCCGCTACTGGCTGTACCGCGCGTTTCTGCGCTTCACGGTCTGGACCGAAAACCTGGGCGGCGGCACCCGGCGTCTGCTGTTTCTGGGGCTGTACGTGCTGGTGCGCTTCGTGCCGGTGCTGCTGCCGCTGTACCTGCCGCTGGTGTTTATGAGCTGGTTTGCCGATCCTATGTTCAACGGCCTGCTCTTACTCAACTCCTACGGCCGCCACGCCCTCTCCGACGAGCAACGCCGGCAAGCCCTGGCCTTTGGCGGCGTGCTGGCCGGCGGAACTGCGCTGCTGGTAGTGGGCACCTTTACTTCGCTCACCTGGCTTACCCCGCTGGGCGGTGGCCTACTGGCGGCCTTGTTCCCGATGATGGTAGCCCTGCGCCCCCGCCAAACCACCCGCACCGCCCGCTGGGCCTGGGTAGTGGCGGCCGTCCTGCTTGTCCTTGGCATCACTGGCTCCGCTTTAGCGCTAGCTGCTCCTGGCTCCGCCACCTACACCACTGTCATGGGCCTGCTGGTCCTGGTGTGGATAGCCTTCATGTGGCTCACGGCGCTGTCGTGA